In the Theobroma cacao cultivar B97-61/B2 chromosome 1, Criollo_cocoa_genome_V2, whole genome shotgun sequence genome, one interval contains:
- the LOC18611688 gene encoding uncharacterized protein LOC18611688 has product MNKSRIRSFTLFLLWFIVLSHQILSVVCQRAQYNEEKPSLFQVVSSTISMLKKSHKSSWEKIKTIIHDFQLQFTPPNLDFRGTGTATASGSDSVGENMKEAVKKSIGTSKVTVEETAKSAAEIAEGAVHKTKEKVKEIVSDKEESQDEL; this is encoded by the exons ATGAACAAATCTAGAATAAGAAGCTTtactttgtttcttctttggtTCATCGTTCTCTCGCATCAGATTCTATCTGTAGTTTGTCAAAGAGCGCAGTATAATGAAGAGAAACCATCTCTCTTTCAGGTAGTATCAAGCACCATTTCAATGTTGAAGAAATCTCACAAAAGTTCTTGGGAAAAGATCAAAACCATCATCCATGACTTTCAGTTGCAGTTTACCCCTCCGAATTTAGA TTTTAGAGGGACGGGCACAGCAACAGCGAGCGGTTCTGATAGTGTAGGAGAGAATATGAAAGAAGCAGTTAAGAAAAGCATCGGAACAAGTAAAGTAACGGTTGAAGAAACTGCCAAATCTGCTGCAGAAATTGCTGAAGGAGCTGTCCACAAGACTAAAGAGAAGGTGAAAGAGATTGTCTCTGATAAAGAAGAATCTCAAGATGAGCTTTGA
- the LOC18611689 gene encoding uncharacterized protein At5g64816: protein MVEVWWSLLGAAIPAVIAGQAFRMKKRRAEEQRIKSARGREKSSDDIFVCERVCTSKRMLKKVGAFSKDPIRDTCVTVCGVSELDACSDACARTVCVNQHQVPNWNDICLRRCQSECLRLSASHSS, encoded by the coding sequence ATGGTGGAAGTTTGGTGGTCCCTTCTTGGGGCTGCCATCCCAGCAGTTATTGCAGGGCAAGCTTTTAGAATGAAGAAGAGGCGTGCTGAAGAACAAAGAATTAAGAGTGCCAGGGGAAGGGAGAAATCATCGGATGATATTTTTGTCTGTGAGAGAGTCTGCACATCAAAGAGAATGTTGAAGAAGGTTGGGGCATTTTCAAAAGATCCAATTCGCGACACTTGTGTAACTGTATGTGGTGTGTCTGAGCTTGATGCTTGCTCTGATGCTTGTGCTCGTACTGTTTGTGTCAACCAACATCAAGTACCCAACTGGAATGACATTTGCCTTCGAAGGTGTCAGAGTGAATGTCTTAGACTCTCTGCTTCCCATTCTTCTTAG